A part of Larimichthys crocea isolate SSNF chromosome VII, L_crocea_2.0, whole genome shotgun sequence genomic DNA contains:
- the ctsc gene encoding dipeptidyl peptidase 1: MRLSGVLVCVLLLLVEGSWGDTPANCTYEELLGTWVFQVSKGGQDKTIDCSTQATDKSTVTVKLEKLSVATDELGNTGFFTLIYNQGFEVVINGYKWFGFFKYSQEGSKVTSYCDQTLPGWVHDVLGNNWACFVGKKVTPVPPRKDYKPVLNSRLLQKPYKHNMDFIDSINSVQKMWKAVAYPEHEMYTLQELHYRAGGPASRIPIRVRPMPIKAEVAKMAAGLPEHWDWRNVNGVNFLSPVRNQASCGSCYSFATMGMLEARVRILTNNSETPILSPQQVVSCSQYSQGCDGGFPYLIGKYAQDFGIVDESCFPYVGKDSPCGVPQNCRHIYTADYYYIGGFYGGCSEMAMMMDLVKNGPMGVALEVYPDFMHYKEGIYHHTGLGDSYNPFELTNHAVLLVGYGRCHMTGEKYWIVKNSWGANWGEDGFFRIRRGSDECAIESIAVAAKPIPKL; this comes from the exons atgagGCTGAGCGGTGTGCTAGTGTGTGTGCTCCTGCTTCTGGTTGAAGGGTCCTGGGGGGACACACCGGCCAACTGCACCTATGAGGAGCTGCTGGGGACATGGGTGTTCCAGGTGTCCAAAGGAGGACAGGACAAGACCATCGACTGCTCCACTCAAG CTACAGACAAGAGCACGGTGACTGTCAAACTAGAGAAACTGTCTGTAGCCACTGACGAGCTGGGGAACACCGGCTTCTTCACCCTCATCTACAACCAGGGCTTTGAAGTGGTCATCAATGGGTACAAATGGTTCGGCTTCTTCAAG TACTCTCAGGAGGGCTCTAAGGTGACCAGCTACTGTGACCAAACCCTGCCAGGATGGGTTCATGATGTCCTGGGAAACAACTGGGCCTGTTTTGTAGGGAAGAAAGTGACACCAGTACCGCCCCGAAAGGATTACAAACCAGTCCTCAACAGCAG GCTGCTCCAGAAGccatacaaacacaacatggaTTTCATTGACTCCATCAACTCGGTCCAGAAAATGTGGAAGGCTGTGGCCTACCCAGAGCATGAGATGTACACCCTGCAGGAGCTGCACTACAGAGCAGGAGGGCCCGCCTCCCGTATCCCCAT aCGTGTTCGCCCTATGCCTATAAAAGCTGAGGTAGCCAAGATGGCGGCAGGTCTGCCTGAGCACTGGGATTGGAGAAACGTTAATGGAGTGAACTTCCTCAGCCCTGTGCGAAACCAAG CATCTTGTGGTAGCTGCTACTCTTTTGCCACCATGGGTATGCTGGAAGCTCGTGTTCGAATCCTTACAAACAACAGCGaaactcccatcctcagccccCAACAAGTGGTCTCCTGTTCTCAATATTCTCAAG gttgtgaTGGTGGGTTCCCATACCTGATTGGGAAGTATGCACAGGATTTTGGCATTGTGGATGAGTCATGCTTTCCATATGTTGGAAAGGACTCCCCATGTGGCGTTCCTCAAAACTGCAGACACATTTACACGGCAGATTACTACTACATAGGTGGATTTTATGGCGGCTGCAGTGAGATGGCTATGATGATGGATCTGGTCAAGAATGGACCCATGGGAGTGGCCTTGGAG GTCTACCCTGACTTCATGCACTACAAGGAGGGCATCTACCACCACACTGGCCTCGGAGACTCCTACAACCCCTTCGAGCTGACCAATCACGCTGTGCTGTTGGTGGGGTATGGCCGATGCCACATGACTGGAGAGAAGTACTGGATTGTCAAGAACAGCTGGGGCGCCAACTGGGGTGAGGACGGCTTCTTCCGAATCCGCCGGGGAAGTGACGAGTGTGCCATTGAGAGCATCGCAGTTGCAGCCAAACCCATCCCCAAACTGTAG